GCTCTATAGCGGTGTTGTGCGCCTCAGCGGAGATAACGAGCCCCATAAGTATGACCGCGGCGAGCCATTCGTACGGCTCGATGCCGCATACGAAACCGAAGAACGTGACGAAAACGCAGAAGCAGATATGCACGCGCATGTTACGCTCGCGCAGTATCGTCTCCGCGAGTCCGCGGAAGGCGTATCCGAATGAGGCGAAAAACTTTTTCACGGCGTTTCTCCTTTGCGTTTCAGTCTCTCGGCGCGATGTCTTTGAGTATAAGCTCCTCCCGCGCGCGCATCTTTGCGCGGTCGGATTCATCCTCGTGGTCGTAGCCCATCAGGTGAAGCATCGAATGCACCGTCAGGAAGGCGAGCTCGCGCTCGTATGAATGCCCGTACTCCTTCGCCTGCGAATAGACGCGGTCGCGGTTGAGCACTATGTCGCCGAGCTGCCGCGGAGTTCCGACTTCGTCGAAAAGCGGGAATGAGAGTACGTCGGTCGTCGCGTCCTTGCCGCGGTAGTCGCGGTTCAGTTCGCGGACGCGTTCGCTCTCCGTGACGAGCACGGAAACTTCGTATTCGCCCTTCAGCCCCTCCGCTTCTGCGGCGGCGCGGCAGCATCCGCGTATCAGCGCGCAGGGCGCTTTCACGCGGTAGAGGCGTTTTTCAAAATCCATACAGACCTTCAGTTTCATTCTTC
The DNA window shown above is from Clostridia bacterium and carries:
- a CDS encoding diacylglycerol kinase family protein gives rise to the protein MNPTAQRCARGRSLYSKTSRRETETQRRNAVKKFFASFGYAFRGLAETILRERNMRVHICFCVFVTFFGFVCGIEPYEWLAAVILMGLVISAEAHNTAIERTLDRVGTERNEQTRRAKDAAAGGVLAAAIFAAVGGGIIFFRKARVDAALAFFKAYPWAIAVFAAALAGAVVFVALAGRHRKEK
- the ybeY gene encoding rRNA maturation RNase YbeY, with the protein product MKLKVCMDFEKRLYRVKAPCALIRGCCRAAAEAEGLKGEYEVSVLVTESERVRELNRDYRGKDATTDVLSFPLFDEVGTPRQLGDIVLNRDRVYSQAKEYGHSYERELAFLTVHSMLHLMGYDHEDESDRAKMRAREELILKDIAPRD